A DNA window from Mobula birostris isolate sMobBir1 chromosome 3, sMobBir1.hap1, whole genome shotgun sequence contains the following coding sequences:
- the zar1 gene encoding zygote arrest protein 1, protein MATLGEEAFDYIYSPYNPYSYQYLSNRPKSSNWRQRHYLNSYADPIEYFDNYQRAQLKAILSQVNPNLTPRMRKANTKDIGVQVNPKIDASVQCSLGPRTLMKMTMRQKDVAFRCRASPNQVQGSQASMPKNVRFRRTMAIYSPIVSSNLNTSINKDDQETRKTDSKQPQEETLSEEAKENEEQEATLEPVQSPAETSSTGLDGTSTEESQNTKKKQNNEDVVVNTAKNERRLKFQFLEQKYGYFHCKDCNARWESAYVWCVQGTNKVYFKQFCRTCEKAYNPYRVENITCQTCRQTRCTCPIKMRHVDPKRPHRQDLCGRCKGKRLSCDSTFSFKYII, encoded by the exons ATGGCTACCTTAGGGGAAGAGGCGTTTGATTATATTTACTCGCCATATAATCCCTACTCTTATCAATATTTGAGTAATCGACCAAAAAGTTCTAACTGGAGGCAAAGACATTATCTAAACAGCTATGCAGACCCTATCGAATATTTTGACAACTATCAACGCGCTCAGCTCAAAGCCATATTGTCTCAGGTGAACCCAAACTTAACTCCAAGAATGAGAAAAGCCAACACCAAAGACATCGGAGTGCAGGTTAACCCTAAAATCGACGCGTCTGTGCAATGTTCCTTGGGTCCAAGAACACTCATGAAGATGACTATGAGGCAGAAAGACGTAGCCTTCAGATGCCGGGCTTCACCAAACCAGGTCCAAGGCAGTCAGGCGAGTATGCCCAAGAATGTTCGATTCCGGAGAACGATGGCTATCTACTCGCCTATCGTGTCATCCAACCTAAACACATCCATCAATAAAGACGACCAGGAAACTAGAAAAACAGATTCCAAACAACCGCAAGAAGAGACACTTTCAGAAGAAGCGAAAGAGAACGAAGAACAGGAGGCCACGTTAGAGCCAGTGCAGAGTCCCGCGGAGACAAGCTCAACAGGTCTGGATGGGACTAGTACCGAGGAATCTCAGAATACaaagaaaaagcaaaataatGAAGACGTAGTAGTCAACACTGCCAAAAATGAGAGACGGCTAAAATTTCAG TTCCTAGAGCAAAAGTATGGATACTTCCACTGCAAGGACTGCAATGCTCGTTGGGAGAGTGCTTACGTCTGGTGTGTACAAGGCACTAACAAG GTCTACTTCAAGCAGTTTTGCAGAACCTGCGAGAAGGCGTACAACCCTTACCGAGTCGAGAACATCACCTGTCAA ACCTGCAGACAGACGAGATGCACCTGTCCCATCAAAATGCGGCATGTTGACCCAAAGAGGCCACATCGTCAGGATCTGTGTGGCAGGTGCAAGGGTAAACGGCTCTCGTGTGACAGCACTTTCAGCTTCAAATACATCATTTGA
- the slc10a4 gene encoding sodium/bile acid cotransporter 4, translating into MLGLGCTVEVQRLGAHLSRPVAVVLAAITQFVIMPLVAFLLALLFSLPEVAAVAVLLCGCCPGGNLSNIMAVLVSGDMNLSIMMTVSSTLLALLLMPLCLWIYSRAWINTSVVQLMPFGAIILTLCSTLIPIGLGVFIRFKHSRAADILLKISLWSLMITLLILFILTGTMLGPDILATIPVSVYIVALLMPIIGYVAGYGLATLFDLPSNCKRTVSLETGCQNVQLCTAILKLAFPPQIIGGIYMFPLLYALFQATEATLFVLGYKICRRDVWLKQKPSGEDETDISYKKLKEEDINASVYGAVSEQLTTVIEPTTSITQL; encoded by the exons ATGCTGGGTCTGGGCTGCACGGTGGAGGTGCAGCGGCTGGGAGCTCACCTCAGCAGACCGGTGGCCGTTGTGCTGGCTGCCATCACCCAGTTTGTCATCATGCCTTTGGTGGCCTTCCTGCTCGCCCTGCTCTTCTCCCTCCCTGAGGTGGCGGCTGTCGCCGTGCTTCTGTGCGGCTGCTGTCCCGGCGGCAACCTCTCCAACATTATGGCTGTTCTGGTCAGTGGAGACATGAACCTCAG tATAATGATGACCGTATCCTCAACGCTCCTGGCGCTGCTGTTGATGCCCTTGTGCTTGTGGATTTATAGCCGAGCCTGGATTAACACCTCTGTAGTTCAACTCATGCCCTTTGGGGCGataattcttactctctgcagcaCTTTAATCCCCATTGGTCTGGGTGTCTTCATCAGATTCAAACACAGCCGAGCTGCTGACATTCTCCTCAAG ATTTCACTCTGGTCCTTGATGATCACTCTTTTAATCCTCTTCATCCTCACTGGCACAATGCTGGGTCCTGATATTCTCGCTACTATTCCAGTTTCTGTCTACATCGTGGCCCTGCTGATGCCGATTATTGGATACGTTGCTGGTTATGGCCTGGCCACCCTCTTTGATCTGCCTTCCAACTGCAAAAGGACAGTTTCCTTGGAGACCGGATGTCAAAATGTGCAGCTCTGTACAGCTATTCTGAAATTAGCCTTCCCACCCCAGATTATCGGCGGTATCTACATGTTTCCGCTACTTTACGCTCTATTCCAAGCTACAGAAGCCACCCTGTTTGTTTTAGGGTACAAAATCTGCAGACGAGATGTGTGGTTAAAGCAAAAGCCATCAGGTGAGGATGAGACGGACATTTCATACAAGAAACTCAAAGAAGAAGATATAAATGCATCAGTATATGGAGCTGTGAGTGAACAACTCACCACAGTAATAGAACCCACTACAAGCATAACTCAACTGTGA